The segment CATGCTAAATCACTATTAGCTTGACAAGTTAAATGGCGTCAGTTCCATGCTTTTCAAGAGGTGGCGGTGTAAACCGCTGACTTATGGAAGCCTTAATTCACATTAATTGATCCAGATCACGCTGGCCATTCGCCCAGTGTTGCCGCCATCACGACGATAGGAGTAGAAGCGCGACTCGCAGGCGGTGCAGAAGTGGCCTCCGCTAATGTTATTGACTCCCAGCGCCTCTAAGCGAAATCGTGCAAGTCGATAGAGATCAGCCATGTAATGACCCAACCGATAAGGGCTATGGTCAAAGGCGTCAGCGGTATCCGGGTGAACGGCAACAAAGGCGCCGTAAACTTCTGGGCCAACCTCAAATTGAGCGTTGGAGATAGCAGGCCCTAACCACACCAGAATATCATCTGGGTCAGTGTTCATCGCAGCAATGGTTGCTTCCAGCACACCGCCCGCCAAACCGCGCCAACCGGCATGGGCAACCGCCACCTGGGTACCCGCCCGATTACAGAACATCACCGGCAGGCAGTCTGCTGTCAGCACAACGCATGCGTACTCGCTGGAGGTTGCAAGGGAGGCATCTGCGTCGGCAGCCTCAAGCTGATAAAACTGCTGCACACGGGCGCCATGGGTCTGATTCAGCCACAGCAGAGGCCGCTCATCGCCAATTTCCTTTTGCAGCAAACGACGGCACAACGCCACATGATCAGCATTATCGCCGACATGGGAAGCGGAGTTGAAGGCGGCGAAATCACCCTGGCTAGGCCCCGATTCACGGGTCGTCACAAAGGCACGCACATTGGTCGGGGCCGGCCAGTCGGGCACTAAAAGCGTTGGCCGTAAATTAATGGCATCGCTCATCTCATGGTCTCATTATCTTCGCGCAGGTAGTCCAACAACATTAACAAATCATCAGGGAGGTCTGCCTGAAACGTTAATGTTTCGCCACTTACCGGGTGCTTGAAAATCAACTTACGCGCGTGCAGAGCCTGACGAGGGAACTCGCGCAAGATCTCCTTCAGCGGCTCAGCAGCACCCGGCGGTAACTTGGCGCGACCGCCGTACATAGGGTCACCAATTAAGGGATAGCGAGCATGGGCCATATGCACACGAATTTGGTGGGTGCGCCCCGTTTCCAGCTTACAGCGCACGTGGGTGTGGGCACGGAAGCGTTCAACCACGCGAAAATGGGTAATAGCAGGTTTACCCGAAGCCGTCACGGCCTGGCGTTTGCGGTCTTTAGGGTGACGACCAATGGGTGCATCAATGGTACTACCCGATACAGGCTTACCAATCACGACGGCATCGTATTGGCGTGACACGCTGCGCGCCTGTAGCTGGTCCACCAGCGCTGTCTGGGCGGGCAGCGTTTTCGCCACCATCATCAATCCCGTGGTGTCTTTATCTAGGCGGTGAACGATCCCCGCACGCGGCACTTCCGCCAGTGCCGGATGATGGTGAAGCAATGCATTTAATAGCGTGCCATCCGGGTTGCCTGCGGCAGGATGCACCACCATGCCAGCGGCTTTGTTAATCACCATCACCGTATCATCTTCATATACGATATCCAGCGCGATGTCTTGGGCTTCAAAGCGCGTATCGTCTTCGATGGTCGCCTGAAGCGTCAACACTTCATGGCCATGCAGCTTGGCTTTCGGCTTGGCTTGCGCGCCATCAACCGTCAATTCGCCGGCGTTAATCCACGCTTTTAAGCGCTCACGGGAGTAATCGCTGAACAACTCAGCCGCCGCTTGGTCTAATCGCGCACCGGCTAACGTAGCGGGCACGCGCTGCGTGTCTTCAACTATTCGAGACATGAAAAACCTCTTTAAGACGCAAACCCCCCAGCAAGGCGCAAAAACCAGCCTCGACATGGAAAAATAAGCTTTGACGACACCCGACGAAACGTCGCTAAGCCTGCGTTTTGAGCCGAGGTGTTTTATAGTGGGCGGACTGCGACCTATTCTACCATTTCTACTTATGGCCATCGCCGCTTTTTGGTGATTGAGGCTTGTTTGCAACGAGGATGATGATGCGCGTTTTTTCAGCTGCCAACCGCTTTGGTGCCATAGCCCTAAGCCTTGCCCTTTTAGCGGGCTGTGCGAGTAACGATACCAGCGAAGAAGAGGAAGATGAATTTGCTGGAGTGCAGGAGCGTGAGCTCTATGAATTGGCACGCACGGCTCTAGACGATAACCGCTACCCGATTGCGATAGAGCGCTTGGAAGCACTCGATACGCGCTATCCGTTCGGCGCTCATGCCGAGCAAGCCCAGCTTGAGCTAATCTATGCCTACTATGAAAATAGCAATTGGGAAGAAGCTCGGGCAGCGGCCAGCCGCTTTATTCGCCTTCATCCCGACCACCCCCAAGTGGACTACGCCTACTATCTGAGTGGTCTCTCTGCATGGCAAGCGGGCCGCTTTAGCTTAGAGCGCCTGCGCCTAATCGATATTTCCAAGCGCGATCTAGGCGCTTCCCGTGATGCCTACAATGACTTCCGCGAGCTGATTCAGCGTTACCCGCAGAGTGAATATGCCGCCGATGCTCAGCAGCGTATTGTCTACCTGCGCGAGTTGATGGCCCGCCATGAGCTGCACGTTGCCGACTACTATCTGCGCCGTGGTGCCTATTTAGCGGCCGTTGAGCGTGGTCGTTGGGTGATCGAGAACTACCCTGAATCCAGCGCCACCCGGGATGCGCTGGCCACCATGGTAGAAGGCTATCAAGGCCTAGACATGGATGATCGCGCCGATGAAGTGCTCGCAGTGCTGCGCGAGAACGCACCCAACCATGAGCAGCTGCAGGGCAGTCGTTTTGTTCCCAAGCACTTAGGCCAAAATTACTAACAGGCGAGTACTCAGTCGCTAAGAACTGTACAACAGTTACCTATTAAACCACGCTTCGGCGTGGTTTTTTTTATACAAAAAAAAGCGCAAGTAACTGATTTTGAAGGCCAAGATACAAGCCAAAGGCAAGCAGCGTACAAATAATTATTATTTTCTATACAAATATTATACAGCAATATATGATTAGTCTCTGTTACATAATAAAGCGCCTAAACGGCGCCTGAGGGAGCACTCCATGTCTTTTTTTAACGCCCGTTCCGGCAACACCAAAATAAGCACACGCTTAGCGCTCGGCTTTTCCACTCTTTTGGGCTTGCTAATTATTTTAACAGTCGTGGGTATTTACCAAGTCAATCAAATTGACCGAGACCTAGCGACGATCAACGACGTCAACGGAACCAAACAGCGTTTTGCGGTGGATTGGCGAGGCAGCGTGCATGATCGTGCTATCGTTCTTCGCGATATTGTCATCACAGAAGGCAGTAACAATCTCCCCTCACTTGAAGGAGAAATGGAACGCCTAGGTGACGCTTACCGCTCGGCTACAACAGGTATGCAGCAAGTGACCAGCGAACACGCTGGCACTGCTCAAGAGCAGAGCATCATTAACAGCATTACCGAACAAGAAGAGCTAACACGAGGACTGACCGAGCAGGTAATAGCAGCTCGCCAGGCAGGTGAGTATGCCAATGCCCAAACGCTGTTACTGGAACAAGCGGG is part of the Halomonas alkaliantarctica genome and harbors:
- the rluD gene encoding 23S rRNA pseudouridine(1911/1915/1917) synthase RluD, with translation MSRIVEDTQRVPATLAGARLDQAAAELFSDYSRERLKAWINAGELTVDGAQAKPKAKLHGHEVLTLQATIEDDTRFEAQDIALDIVYEDDTVMVINKAAGMVVHPAAGNPDGTLLNALLHHHPALAEVPRAGIVHRLDKDTTGLMMVAKTLPAQTALVDQLQARSVSRQYDAVVIGKPVSGSTIDAPIGRHPKDRKRQAVTASGKPAITHFRVVERFRAHTHVRCKLETGRTHQIRVHMAHARYPLIGDPMYGGRAKLPPGAAEPLKEILREFPRQALHARKLIFKHPVSGETLTFQADLPDDLLMLLDYLREDNETMR
- the pgeF gene encoding peptidoglycan editing factor PgeF; amino-acid sequence: MSDAINLRPTLLVPDWPAPTNVRAFVTTRESGPSQGDFAAFNSASHVGDNADHVALCRRLLQKEIGDERPLLWLNQTHGARVQQFYQLEAADADASLATSSEYACVVLTADCLPVMFCNRAGTQVAVAHAGWRGLAGGVLEATIAAMNTDPDDILVWLGPAISNAQFEVGPEVYGAFVAVHPDTADAFDHSPYRLGHYMADLYRLARFRLEALGVNNISGGHFCTACESRFYSYRRDGGNTGRMASVIWIN
- a CDS encoding outer membrane protein assembly factor BamD, whose product is MRVFSAANRFGAIALSLALLAGCASNDTSEEEEDEFAGVQERELYELARTALDDNRYPIAIERLEALDTRYPFGAHAEQAQLELIYAYYENSNWEEARAAASRFIRLHPDHPQVDYAYYLSGLSAWQAGRFSLERLRLIDISKRDLGASRDAYNDFRELIQRYPQSEYAADAQQRIVYLRELMARHELHVADYYLRRGAYLAAVERGRWVIENYPESSATRDALATMVEGYQGLDMDDRADEVLAVLRENAPNHEQLQGSRFVPKHLGQNY